The DNA sequence CGGTGTCGTAGGGAACCCTGATCTTCTTGACGGTCAGGTCGAGCGGCGCATCCGAAGTCGAGGCCGCGGTGCCCAGGTACATGAAGGTCCCGGCCGGCAGGGATGCCCCCGCGGGCAGCGTCGTGCCGGCGGGCAGGCAGGCGCCGGGCGGCAGAGACATGCCCGCGGGCAGCGTCGTGCCTCCCGGCAGGAACATGCCGCTGGGAAGGATCGAGCCCTTGGGCCAGGTCGTGCCCTCGGCCACCCTCTCGCCATCCGCCAGCATCGCGCCGTTGGGCATGGTCATGCCCTTGGTGATGGTGACGCCGCTGGTCAGGGCGACGCCGCTCGCCAGACCTATGTCCTCATCGACGTCCATGCCGTTGAGCAGGCACACGCCGTTCAGCAGCTTGACGTCGTTATCGAGGGTGACGTCATCGACCAGCAACAGGCCGCGACTGATGGTCACGCCGTCCACCACCATCTCCGCCGCCGTGGCCGGCCCGGCGAAACCGCAGAGGCCGACGCCGACGACCATGAGGCCGGCAGCCGCCGGCATGGCTTTCCAAGCACGTGTTCTGCGCATGACTTCTTCCTTTTTAAGAAGATGAAAATCCTAGACTGCCGGTACTGGTTGCGGCCACCGGGACAAAAAGGCCTGTATTCTTCAAACAGCCTGATGTTTACTCGCCGCGCTCTTTGCTAAAGCGGTGCCTGATCAGGTCGATCCGCCCGAGGCGGCTGATCCGATGCGTTGCGCCATGGGCGCAACCTACGATCGTCGGCCTGCATCACCTCCGCCCTGCATCGAGCCGTCGGTTGCGCCCATGGCGCAACGCGGTGCGGCGAGTGGAACGGCAGGCTGCGTCAACCGAAGCGGTTCAACCTGATCGGAGCACGCAAGCTCACCCGATGCGTTCGCGTTGCCATTGCTCGAAAAGGCGCCTCTCCTCGATCTCCCGGCGGACCTCCTCGTCCTGCAAGGCGCGTTGGCGTTCGAAGTCGAGTTGCCGCCGCGCGCTGGCGTCCCGCGAGGCTTCGGCCTCCTGCGACCGCCGGATTTCGGCTTGCCGGTCCAACGTCATGTTGCCGGCGATGCCTCCGGCGGCGGCCCCGATGAGCATGCCGCTCGTGCTGTTGCCGAAGATCGCCCTGCTCACGCCGGCACCGGCTGCGGCGCCGCCGAGCGTGCCGACCCCGGCCGCCGCGGTTCCGCCGCCGGCCGTCTCGCAGCCCGCCAGCGCCAACCCGGCGACGATCCCCAGCAAGGAGATCCTCAGTCCGGCGCGGGGCGCTCCATGCGATTTCCTCATCTCGCAACTCCCTGGTCGGAGCTCGCCGCCTCGACCATTTCTTCGAAGGACAGGGCACCGTCACCATTCTTGTCGCCGGCCGCGAACGCCCGGGTCTTGTTGGCCATCACCTCCGAGAAGGTCAGGACGCCGTCGCCATTGGCGTCGATGCGGGAGAACCTGGCCGGGTCATGCGGCCCCAGTTCGCTCCGCGTCAGCGTCCTGCTTCGATCCTTGTCGAGCGAACTGAACCCGACCGCCGCATCCCGCGCGAGTTCGGCCTCGCTGACCAGGTCATCGGCATCGGTGTCGGCCGCGTCGAAAGCCAAGCGCTCGTACCCTGTCGCTCCCGACCCGCCGGCCTGCTGCGCAGGCGCGGACTTGACCGATCCGCCTGCCATGACAAAGGAGAAACACAGTGATGCCACGAGAAATCGGGCATAGGGGTTCAGCATAGCCCATCGTGCTCTTGCATATTGGCTAAGCATCCATGTGTCCTTTTTTCTCTTCCAGCGCAGACTCGCGCTCCCCATGTCGGATCAGCCTGACCTGTTTACAGTAGAGTTACTAGCTTGGACAAATTACTATATTGGTTAAGACATGAAAAAGCATTCAAAACGATAGGCCGATTAGCTATTTAGGCTTCTACAAAATAGTTCGAGGTTCTGCCCGTCCATATAAATTAGTATAAACCATGATCCTTTTGAAGGAAACAGCATATGTGTAATTGCTCACGGGGTTGGCGGATCGTGAGCCGTCAGGCGACGGCGAAGGTTCCGCCAATGAGGTCGCGGATGGCGGTCCAGGCGGATTGACCTTGCCGGCGGGCCGTTCCGATCACGGAGCGATAGCCTGCGTGGATGTCCGGTCCCCAGTCGGATCGGAAGCCGTTGGTGACCTTGCGGAAGACCACGGACGGGCGGATTTCCTGCTCGCTGCCGTTGTTGGTCGGCGGCACGCGGCGGTCGGCGAGGAAGACGAAGAACTTGCCCCGCCAGGCCTTGACCAGGCGCTGCAGCTCGCGTCCGGCCGGATGGGCGGCGGGGACGCCGACCAGGGCATCGAGGTCCCGCTCGGCTTTGGCGGCGTAGGCGGCCAGCGTACTGTCCTTCAGGCCCGGTCTTCGTTTGCCGACGCGGATGGCCCAGCGTAGATGATCGCGGATCTTCGGCGCGACCACGGTGTCGCCGCAGTCGATGGCGTACTGCACGTCCCTGAGAACGTGGGCCAGGCAGACTTGGTGGACCCGTCCCAGTTCCTGCTGCCCGGCGTAGCGGTCGGAGATCCACACTTCGGGCCTATGCCCGCCCAGGATCCCGGCGGGCACCGCCCGGCCCCGGCCCGGCGCGATGGTGTGCAGCACGGCTTGCCCGGAATGGAATACCCACTGCCAGTGGGTCACGCCGTTGACCCGCGTCGTGGTCTCGTCCGAGGCGATCACCGGGGCGCCCAGGAGTTTGGCCTTGATCGCCGCGCAGGCCGTGTCGAACGCCACCCCCATGCGGCGCAACGCATTGGCGATGGCCCCCTCGGAGATCGTCAGTCCGAACAACTCCTCCAGCATCCGCGACAGCCGCTCGAAGCCGACATGATGGCTGTGGTGCAGATAGGCCAGCAGCGCCCGGATGCCCGGCCCGAAAGGGGTGCCCGGCGGCATGGCGGCGGGCGGGGCGGCCCGGTAGCGCCGCCCGCAATCGCCGCACCGGCCGCCGAACAGCTCGACCCGCGTCACCACCGGGCGGATCACCGGAAGGTCGATGTGGTCGTAGCGGTGCCGGCACCGCTGGGCGGCCTCGGGCACCGCCGTCCCGCAATGCGGACAGCACTCGGCTAGGCGGCGCTCGGTCCGGTCCGGATCGTCGGCCAGCGGGCGCGACACTCCGGGCCGCGACGGCCGCGGCTTGCGCCGGCGCTTGGCGTCCGCCTTGCGCGACGCACCGCCAGGGCCGTCCTGCGACGGCGGAATGTGCGAATTGGCCGACGTCTTCCGCGGCTTCCCGACCAGCGCTTCCAGTTCGGCGACCCGCGCCGCCAGACGCTCGATCAGTGCCGCCTGCTCGACCAGCAGGGCGTCCTTCTCAGCCTCACTCAGGCGATAGCGCGGCGGTTTCTCCATCCCGAAGTGGACTCATATTCTAGGCCGCAGCGCAACCCTTTTCGCCAACCCCGTGAGCAATTACGCATATGTCATTTTTTTATTGTCGTAGAAGATTTCATCTGAAATGATACCTTTGAATTCTGTGCTTGCGGAAGGTTTTTTACTCGGATATTTTAGACTGGCGGTCTATTTCCTCGGCCGTTTCCCCATTCTCGACATCGGCCAAGAGCTCGGCGATCACGCGGAAGTGCCGCGGCGGCTTGGTTGTTTCGCCGCACCCTTCGCAGGCGGGGGGACAAAATCACAGAGTCGGCGGGTGGTCCCATCGGAACTGATGGAATCCGGAATACACAGAAGTAAGGTGGACGTGATGCGGGTCTGGGTCGCAAGGATGCTGAAGCGGGCTGCCGCGGTGCTGGCCATCGTCGCCGTGACGTTGCTTGGCATCCGCGCCTATGATTCCCAGCGCGGTCAACCGCTCGAGTCCTGGCACAAGTACGTTCCGGAGGAACTGACCGCCGATGAACTCGACGGCGGCAGCTGGGCCGATTACCTGAAGGCCGAGACGTCCCTCTTCGACAGGGTCCGGGAAGAAGTGACGCGGAAGCTGCCCCCGGAAGACCGGATCCCGGTCAACCGGTATTTCGACGGCAGCCCGATCCATCCGGGACGGTTTCCCCAGGACTGGAACCGCTCGTATGCGCTCGACCCCCAAGGCCCCCTCCGCGGCGCAGTCGTCTTCCTCCACGGCCTGACCGACTCGCCCTACAGCCTGCGCCACATCGCCCGACGGTACAGCGAGCATGGCTTTGCCTCCATAGCCATCAGGCTGCCCGGTCACGGCACCGTCCCGGCCGGCCTGACGGACATCGATTGGGAGGATTGGCTGGCGGCAACCCGGTTGACGGTCAGGGAAGCCCAGCGCCGTATAGGTCCGGGGCTGCCGTTACACCTGGTCGGATTCTCGAACGGCGGCGCGCTGGCGATGATGTATGCGCTCGACGCCCTGGACGACGATCGGCTGGTGCGACCCGACCGGATCGTTCTGATTTCGCCGATGATCGGAATCACCGCATTCGCGCGCTTCGCCGGACTGGCCGGGTTGCCCGCGATCTTCCCGGCCTTCGCGAAGGCCGCCTGGCTCAGCGTCCTGCCGGAGTTCAATCCCTTCAAGTACAACTCGTTCCCGATCAACGGGGCGCGCCAGTCGCACCTGCTGACGGAGGCGCTTCAAAGGAAGATCGCGGCCCATGCGTCGGAGGGCCGCTTGGGTGAACTGGCCCCCGTCATCACTTTCCAGTCGGTGATGGATTTCACCGTCAGTACGCGCGCGATAGTGTCCGCGTTGTATGCCCATCTGCCGGCCAACGGCAGTGAACTCGTGCTGTTCGACGTGAACCGCAACACCAAGTTCGGTCCGCTCCTGAGTTCCGCCTCCGATACCATGTTGACCCGGATCCTGCCCGGACCGCCCCGGGCGTTCCGGACCACGATCATCACCAACGCCAGCCCCGACAGCGCCGACGTGGTCGAGCGGGTCGTGGAGGCGGGGACCGACGCCGAGGTGACGCGCGATCTGGGATTGTCCTATCCGATCGACGTCTACTCGCTGTCGCATGTCGCCCTTCCGTTCCCGACCAGCGACCCCCTCTACGGATTGCACCCCGACCTCTCGGAGGATTTCGGCATCAACCTGGGCGCCCTGGCCGCCCGGGGGGAGCGCGGCGCCCTGATCGTCAGCATGGATTCCCTGCTCCGCATGTCGTCCAATCCGTTCTTCGGCTACCTCATGGGGCGGATCGAGGAAAAGCTCGCGCCGGCCCCGCAGCTGAAGGCCGGCGACGGCCGTTGACCGGTGCCCAGGCATTGCCGGCATCCGGTCCGATCGCCCCACCGCTCAGCTCACGAGATCGATCACTCCAAGGATCGTGTCGGGGGCCGCTCCGTAACGGATCAGCGGGATATCGACCGATTCGAAACGGATATGCTCACGGTTCTTGTACAACAGCCGCCCCGTGCAGCGCCAAGCTTGGCCGCCGGCCAGCACGCGGCTGAAGTAATCGTGCAGATGCTCGCTGATCGCGCCCGGGGTCTCGGGTGCGATCACCTGGCCGGTCATGTTCTGGCCGATGATCTGGATCGCCCGCTCGCCGTAGAGACGGAACTGGAAGCAGCCGTCCAGCGCGCGCACCACATAGATGTTGGGGATCAGCGGCGCATGCTTCGTGACGTCGAAGGACGACCAGTTCGGAACCCCGTCCCGGCCGGCCTCGGCCCACCAGTGCCACAGTTTCTCCGTCAGGCGGCTCTGGAAATTGCGGCACCGAACAGTGGCTTCATCAATGGGCTCCTCGACGATGCCCGGTTTACTCTGCTCGCATTCGTTCGGGTAGGCTGAATACATCTTCATCCGAGGCGGGCCGTTCGACACCGGGCGATCCTAGCATGACCAAGCCGATTTTAACGGTGGAGGATTGCACAGCCGTTAATTTATTCACCGATGCTCCCGATTGCGGGAAATTATTGGAGCGGTGAAGGTATTGGCTCCGCTTCGGGGACCCGATGGCCGCGGGCCTTACTCCTGGGCCGCCACGATCGTCCGGCCGTCGGCGCCGTGGACGACGAGCATCCCGTCGTCCGGCATCTCGTGCCGCGCCGCCGTTCCCAGGATCTTCAGGAACGCGGCTTCGCGCTGGAGCAATCCCGGCGGACAGGCCCGCCGCGTCGTGACGACCGGTCCGATCGACAGGCCCTCGCCCGTGACGGCAAAGGCCGCACGGTATGCGTTGCAGCCCGTCGTACCGGACAGCCGGCCGTCAAGCGCGAAGACCAGCGTGGGCGGGGAGCCGTCGGCGCCGGCGGACCTGGGAATGGCCGAACCGGCGACCTCCCTGACGGACCAGCGGCGGCCCTGCAGCAGCGTCGCCGGATCTCCCCCGCAGCCCGTCAGGTTCCGCCCGTCGATCGTGACGGTCACATGGTCCGGGTAGGGCATGCCGGACATGGTGTCCGCGCAGGTCCGCGCATCGATCGCGACGCGCAGCCGGTGCGCCTCCGTCGCAGCGTCATAGCGGCGGCCGCCGGGAACCGTCTGCTCCGCCGGGCGCGGGACCGTGATCCGCGCCGCTCCGTAGTCCGTGACCAGAGTGATACGGTCCTGGGCGATCTCCAGCGACCAGCCCGGCTCGTTGCCGCGTGCCGCATAGGCGGAATCGGCTGCCGCTGCCGGGCAGGTTCCGGACAGCAGGGTCGCGGCAATGGCCGGCAGAAGAATGACCCTCGGCATCATGGAAGCCCCGGAGGCGGTCCGCCAGATTTTCACGCCGGCCGCGAAAGATCCAGAGAGCGGCGTGGTCACCCCGATCGGGTGCGGGATGCCCGGCGTCATCCTCCTGCGCACCGGATTTCCTTAAAAATCGGTCTATATTTTCCGACCCATGGAGATGCATCAGATACGCTATTTTCTGGCGGTCGCCCGCACGCGAAACTTCACCCGCGCCGCGGAGGAGTGCCATGTCAGCCAGCCCTCGCTGACCCGCGCGATCCAGAAGCTCGAGGGGGAACTGGGCGGCCCGCTGTTCCGGCGTGAACACAGCCTGTCGCACCTGACCGACCTGGGCCGCATCATGCTGCCCCACCTGGAGCAGACCTACGGGGCGGCGCAGGCCGCGAAGTCCATGGCGGAAGGGTTGCGCAAGGGCAGCCTGGCGCCGCTCGGCCTGGGCGTCACCGCGTCCCTCGCCCCCGACCACCTGGTCGGCCTGCTGGAAACGCTGAACCGATCGCTGAACGGGCTGGAGCTGACGCTGGAGTCCGAAGCCCACGCCGATCTCGTGCGGGACATGATGCAGGGCGACTTCGATGTGGCGATCCTGGAGGAGGCGGCCGACCTTCCCGACCGGCTTCGCAGCTGGCGGCTCTTTCGGGAGCATTACCGGGTGCTGTGCCGGACCGACCACCGCTTCGCCCAGCTGAATGCGATCGAGCCGGCGCTGCTCGACGGCGAGGTCTGGATCGACCGGCCGAGCTGCCTGTCCAGCCCCCGTTTCCGGCAGCTCTGCGCCCTTGCCGGCGTCATGCCGGCGTTCCGCCACCGCGCCACCGGCGAGGCGCATCTCCAGCGCATGGTGCTGGCCGGCTTCGGCTGCGCCCTGGTTCCCGAGACCCTGCCGATCGCCGACGGGCTGGCGACGCGTCCGGTCCACGACCTCGACCTGTCGCGGACCGTGCTGGTCGCGACCGTGATCGGCCGCCGCCTGTCGCCGGCGTCGGACGCTTTCCTGAGAGCGGCGCGGGCCCGTGCCTGGGCATCGGAGGAGCCGGGCGCTCAGCCGCCGATGTCCCGCAGGACCTGAAGCACCGCTTCCGGCTCGGCGCGGCGGCGGAAATCCACGTCGGCCTCGGCGAAGCGGACGATGCCGTGCCGGTCCACCACATAGGTGGCCGGCACCGGAATGAACCAGGCGTCGCTGCCGTAATGCCGGGCCAGGTCGCGGCCGATCCCGAGATAGGCCGCGCGGACCCTGTCGCTCACCCTGACGGCGAGCCCCATCCGGAGCGCCAGGCCGTGGTCGACGTCGACCAGGATCAGGCCGCCCAGGTCGAGCCGTTGCCGGAGCGCCTCCGCCCCGCCGCCGGTCTCGCCGGTCACCGCGACGAAGCAGGCGCCGAGCCGCCGGACCTCGGAGGCGGACTCGGACCAGGCCGCCATCTCGGTGCGGCAATAGGGGCACCAGCCGCCCCGGTAGAAGCTCAGCACCACCGGCCCCTCCGCCAGCAGGTCGCGGGACGAGACGTACCGGCCGCGGCTGTCCGGCAGGGCGAATGGCTCGAGCCCGTCGCCGACCGCCGGGCTGCCGGCCGCGGCGCCGGCCGCGCGCAGGTCGGCGACGAACCCGTCATAGAGGGCGTCCCAGGCCGGATCGAGCGACCGGTTTATCTCGTCCAGCCTGTCGGCGAGCGGCGTCATGGCCCGGTTCCCGATCGCGAGGGCGTCATTCCAGCGGCTTCAGGCTGCCCAGCAGCGTGGGGATCAGCTCGCTGACCGTGGGGTGGATGTGCACGCAGCGCTGGATCACGGTATAGGGCGCCTTGGCCGCCATGACGTCCAGCAGCGAATGGACGATCTCATCCCCCTCTATGCACAGCAGCGCCGCCCCCAGGATCAGCCGGGTCTCGCGGTCCACGAGCACCTTCATGAAGCCCTGGGTCTCGCCGCGCTCCTTGGCGCGGCCGACGCGGGTCATGGGCAGCACGCCCTTCAGCGCCGGCCGGCCGGTGGCCCGCACCTCGGCCTCGGTCATGCCGACGCGGCCCAGGGGAGGGTCGGTGAACAGGGCATAGGCCGTGATGCGGTCCGACACCCGGCGGGGATCGCCGTCGAGCAGGTTGGCCGCGACGATCTCGAAGTCGTTGTAGGAGGTGTGGGTGAAGGCGCCGCGCCCGTTGACGTCGCCCAGGGCCCAGATCCCTCCGGCCCCGCCCTCCTCTACGCTCGCCCGGAGCTGGTCGTCGACCTGGATGAAGCCGCGCTTGTCCACGGCGACGCCGGGGGCCTCCAGGTTCAGGCCGTCCGTGTTGGGCACCCGGCCGACCGCCAGCAGCAGGTGGCTGCCGTCGATCCCGACGGGACTTCCCCCGGCGGTGGCGGTCAGCCTGATGCCGGAGCCCCGCTTCCCGACCGCGATGTCGCGGACCCCCAGGTGGATGTCGATGCCCTCCGCCGCCAGGATGCCGCGCACCGCGTCGGAAACCTCCGGGTCCTCCCGCGCGATCAGGCGGTCGGCATACTCGACCACCGTGACGCGGGAGCCGAAGCGGCGGTACATCTGGGCGAATTCCAGGCCGATATAGCTGCCTCCGGCGACGACCAGATGCTCCGGCAGCGCGTCGAGCGTCATCATGGAGGTGTTGGTGAGGAAGGGCACGCCGGACAGGCCGGGCCAGTCGGGCACCGCCGGCCGCCCGCCGGTATTGATGAAGATCCGGGGCGCGGTCAGGGTCTCGCCGTTCACCTCGACCTCGCGGGGACCGGTGAAGCGGGCCGATCCCCAGACCAGCGTCAGGTTCTCCGTTCCGCCCAGCCAGGCCGCCAGGCTGTCCAGCGACGCCTGCACGATCCGGTCCTTGCGCTCCTTGACCGCCTTCATGTCGACCCGGACCTCGCCGCCGGTCACCACGCCGTAGTCCGCGGCGCGGCGCGCCAGATGGGCCACGCGGGCGCTGGCGACCAGCGTCTTGGTCGGGATGCAGCCGTCGTTGACGCAGGTCCCGCCCAGGTGCTCCCGCTCGATGACGGCCGTCCTCATGCCCGCCTGGGCAAGCCGGACCGCCAGGAAGGGACCGGCCTGGCCGCTCCCGATGATGATCGCGTCGAAGGTCCTCGCCATGTCGCCCGCTCCCCCGGTCGATGCTCGGCGCCGCCTCAGGGGCGGCCCGTTTTCTCCGATGTCCGCAGATTGAACCCCAGAATCGCCGCCAGCGCGAGGGCAACTCCGACTCCGGCCACCGCGGCGGGCCAGCCGAACCGGTCGAAGACCGGCCCGAGCGCGGCGCTCCCCGCCAGCCCGCCGGAGAAATAGGCCGCAAGATAGACCCCGCTCGCCGCCGCCCGGTCCCGGGCCGCCCGGCTGACGAAGCCGGTCGCCGTCGCCTGGGCGAAGAAGGTCCCGGCCCCCGCCAGCACCATGCCGAGCAGCACTTCCCACAGGACCGGGCCCAGCAGCAGGGGCAGCCCCGCGGCCGCGACCCCCAGGCCGGTCCACAGGGCGGGGCGCACGCCCCGGCGCGCGGCGAACCCGCCCGCCAGCGGCGTCAGCACGATCGAGGGCAGGAAGACCAGATAGACGAGCCCGACCGACATCATGCCGAGACCGAGCGGCGGTGCGACCAGCACGAAGTTGACGTAGGTGAAGACGCCGATGAAGGCGAACAGGATGCAGAAGCCGATCCCGAACGCGGACAGCACCGGCACCGTGCAGAGCCGGCCGAGGCGGCGCCACGGCGGGGCCGCCGGTCCGGCGGAGGCCGGCGCCGGGTGGCCCCGCATCATGGTCCAGGCCAGCGCCGCGCCGGCCAGGTTGAGGGCGGCGAACAGGACGAAGTTGCCGGCCAGCCCGAAGCCCTCGCTGACCGTCGCGGCGGCCAGGCGCCCGACCAAGTTGCTGGCGACGTTGCCCGTGACATAGGCCGCGAAATGCGTGCCGCCGCTGCCCCGCTCGCCGAGCCAGGCCAGCGTCAGGGCGAAGGCGGTGGACATGCACAGCCCCTGGAGCACGCGGAGCGCCGTGAAGACCTCCAGGCCGGGCGCGAGCGCCAGCAGGAAGGTCGGCACCGCCAGCAGC is a window from the Skermanella sp. TT6 genome containing:
- a CDS encoding FAD-containing oxidoreductase encodes the protein MARTFDAIIIGSGQAGPFLAVRLAQAGMRTAVIEREHLGGTCVNDGCIPTKTLVASARVAHLARRAADYGVVTGGEVRVDMKAVKERKDRIVQASLDSLAAWLGGTENLTLVWGSARFTGPREVEVNGETLTAPRIFINTGGRPAVPDWPGLSGVPFLTNTSMMTLDALPEHLVVAGGSYIGLEFAQMYRRFGSRVTVVEYADRLIAREDPEVSDAVRGILAAEGIDIHLGVRDIAVGKRGSGIRLTATAGGSPVGIDGSHLLLAVGRVPNTDGLNLEAPGVAVDKRGFIQVDDQLRASVEEGGAGGIWALGDVNGRGAFTHTSYNDFEIVAANLLDGDPRRVSDRITAYALFTDPPLGRVGMTEAEVRATGRPALKGVLPMTRVGRAKERGETQGFMKVLVDRETRLILGAALLCIEGDEIVHSLLDVMAAKAPYTVIQRCVHIHPTVSELIPTLLGSLKPLE
- a CDS encoding LysR family transcriptional regulator, whose protein sequence is MHQIRYFLAVARTRNFTRAAEECHVSQPSLTRAIQKLEGELGGPLFRREHSLSHLTDLGRIMLPHLEQTYGAAQAAKSMAEGLRKGSLAPLGLGVTASLAPDHLVGLLETLNRSLNGLELTLESEAHADLVRDMMQGDFDVAILEEAADLPDRLRSWRLFREHYRVLCRTDHRFAQLNAIEPALLDGEVWIDRPSCLSSPRFRQLCALAGVMPAFRHRATGEAHLQRMVLAGFGCALVPETLPIADGLATRPVHDLDLSRTVLVATVIGRRLSPASDAFLRAARARAWASEEPGAQPPMSRRT
- a CDS encoding META domain-containing protein, giving the protein MRRRMTPGIPHPIGVTTPLSGSFAAGVKIWRTASGASMMPRVILLPAIAATLLSGTCPAAAADSAYAARGNEPGWSLEIAQDRITLVTDYGAARITVPRPAEQTVPGGRRYDAATEAHRLRVAIDARTCADTMSGMPYPDHVTVTIDGRNLTGCGGDPATLLQGRRWSVREVAGSAIPRSAGADGSPPTLVFALDGRLSGTTGCNAYRAAFAVTGEGLSIGPVVTTRRACPPGLLQREAAFLKILGTAARHEMPDDGMLVVHGADGRTIVAAQE
- the tnpC gene encoding IS66 family transposase, which translates into the protein MEKPPRYRLSEAEKDALLVEQAALIERLAARVAELEALVGKPRKTSANSHIPPSQDGPGGASRKADAKRRRKPRPSRPGVSRPLADDPDRTERRLAECCPHCGTAVPEAAQRCRHRYDHIDLPVIRPVVTRVELFGGRCGDCGRRYRAAPPAAMPPGTPFGPGIRALLAYLHHSHHVGFERLSRMLEELFGLTISEGAIANALRRMGVAFDTACAAIKAKLLGAPVIASDETTTRVNGVTHWQWVFHSGQAVLHTIAPGRGRAVPAGILGGHRPEVWISDRYAGQQELGRVHQVCLAHVLRDVQYAIDCGDTVVAPKIRDHLRWAIRVGKRRPGLKDSTLAAYAAKAERDLDALVGVPAAHPAGRELQRLVKAWRGKFFVFLADRRVPPTNNGSEQEIRPSVVFRKVTNGFRSDWGPDIHAGYRSVIGTARRQGQSAWTAIRDLIGGTFAVA
- a CDS encoding alpha/beta hydrolase; translated protein: MRVWVARMLKRAAAVLAIVAVTLLGIRAYDSQRGQPLESWHKYVPEELTADELDGGSWADYLKAETSLFDRVREEVTRKLPPEDRIPVNRYFDGSPIHPGRFPQDWNRSYALDPQGPLRGAVVFLHGLTDSPYSLRHIARRYSEHGFASIAIRLPGHGTVPAGLTDIDWEDWLAATRLTVREAQRRIGPGLPLHLVGFSNGGALAMMYALDALDDDRLVRPDRIVLISPMIGITAFARFAGLAGLPAIFPAFAKAAWLSVLPEFNPFKYNSFPINGARQSHLLTEALQRKIAAHASEGRLGELAPVITFQSVMDFTVSTRAIVSALYAHLPANGSELVLFDVNRNTKFGPLLSSASDTMLTRILPGPPRAFRTTIITNASPDSADVVERVVEAGTDAEVTRDLGLSYPIDVYSLSHVALPFPTSDPLYGLHPDLSEDFGINLGALAARGERGALIVSMDSLLRMSSNPFFGYLMGRIEEKLAPAPQLKAGDGR
- a CDS encoding PAS domain-containing protein encodes the protein MSNGPPRMKMYSAYPNECEQSKPGIVEEPIDEATVRCRNFQSRLTEKLWHWWAEAGRDGVPNWSSFDVTKHAPLIPNIYVVRALDGCFQFRLYGERAIQIIGQNMTGQVIAPETPGAISEHLHDYFSRVLAGGQAWRCTGRLLYKNREHIRFESVDIPLIRYGAAPDTILGVIDLVS
- a CDS encoding MFS transporter yields the protein MTVTRALPGMRTAPALRPAIVALMAFFTVVDLFATQAILPMLAAAYGVTPSAMGMAVNACTLGMAAAGLATALFGDRIDRRAGVTASLALLAVPTFLLALAPGLEVFTALRVLQGLCMSTAFALTLAWLGERGSGGTHFAAYVTGNVASNLVGRLAAATVSEGFGLAGNFVLFAALNLAGAALAWTMMRGHPAPASAGPAAPPWRRLGRLCTVPVLSAFGIGFCILFAFIGVFTYVNFVLVAPPLGLGMMSVGLVYLVFLPSIVLTPLAGGFAARRGVRPALWTGLGVAAAGLPLLLGPVLWEVLLGMVLAGAGTFFAQATATGFVSRAARDRAAASGVYLAAYFSGGLAGSAALGPVFDRFGWPAAVAGVGVALALAAILGFNLRTSEKTGRP
- a CDS encoding EF-hand domain-containing protein produces the protein MLNPYARFLVASLCFSFVMAGGSVKSAPAQQAGGSGATGYERLAFDAADTDADDLVSEAELARDAAVGFSSLDKDRSRTLTRSELGPHDPARFSRIDANGDGVLTFSEVMANKTRAFAAGDKNGDGALSFEEMVEAASSDQGVAR
- a CDS encoding peroxiredoxin-like family protein, whose translation is MTPLADRLDEINRSLDPAWDALYDGFVADLRAAGAAAGSPAVGDGLEPFALPDSRGRYVSSRDLLAEGPVVLSFYRGGWCPYCRTEMAAWSESASEVRRLGACFVAVTGETGGGAEALRQRLDLGGLILVDVDHGLALRMGLAVRVSDRVRAAYLGIGRDLARHYGSDAWFIPVPATYVVDRHGIVRFAEADVDFRRRAEPEAVLQVLRDIGG